One region of Osmia lignaria lignaria isolate PbOS001 chromosome 7, iyOsmLign1, whole genome shotgun sequence genomic DNA includes:
- the ena gene encoding ENAH actin regulator enabled isoform X3, producing the protein MNEVSISSARASVMVYDDVNKKWVPSGSSSGLSKVQLYHHQVNNTFRVVGRKLQDHEIVINCAILKGLKYNQATVTFHQWRDNKQVYGLNFSSKDDADAFARAMLQALDVLSNGSNISRSLAPASTTQQQPVFQQQQPTNAQYDEDMGYRTMTREDVAIIQERRMSQQSQATNSPNAISPSCPLGSQQQQVPQQPQQQSQQPPPQSVQQQQQQQPTAPPQPPQQPPQQQHPVQQAQQQPLQQQPQSGHHRTSSAPPAPQPQQQTVMQSIQVAGTLGTGAGQMSSGSVPPVPPPQPPMSSTAPPCPPAMMNFNAPVPPPPMMMNQYAQSPSSQTNLPNQTQAQSIYGSSQTNQYGVGSNNSQYATAAVIGQSPSQYSTGNQNNFYGNNGQVSNAYSSGQSGQANQYGGGGGSGGAGSASGSQYGSTNSLGQYASSGATATSQYAVGVGVNVGVGQPNQAQYSVVSQAQAQYGTGQLQQVSTATNPYGTPSNSVNQYNSSGGGGSSGNCGAGGAGGNSGNAGGHLVPPVNPSIYAAVGSAGPQPPPMLPLAGPAAPPPPPPPPAPKMNTVNLNPISGTAPPGVPASNPVSSASNSDPPPDSNSLAAALQARLKKKQSSQQPVENSGSSTSSSGSVGSGGNYGTLGRGGGGGMASMMDEMAKTLARRRAAVEKKQPEQPQEPESSPDKKSWDKNNSNNKFSNGAESPKSVRKRFGSASEDTLLKVNGVNDGAVLTAQEMEAFKAEIIKEVRKEFQKMKQDIVDAVRAELSRR; encoded by the exons ATGAA CGAAGTGAGCATATCGTCCGCTCGCGCGTCGGTGATGGTTTACGACGACGTTAACAAAAAATGGGTACCGAGCGGCAGTTCGTCAGGACTTTCGAAAGTTCAATTGTACCATCATCAGGTGAACAATACCTTCCGCGTGGTTGGAAGAAAGTTGCAGGATCACGAGATCGTCATCAACTGCGCGATCCTGAAGGGACTGAAATACAATCAAGCGACAGTCACGTTTCATCAATGGCGAGATAACAAGCAAGTATACGGTCTGAATTTCTCCAGTAAGGACGACGCCGACGCATTTGCCAGAGCGATGCTGCAAGCGCTCGAT GTGTTGAGCAATGGAAGCAACATATCGAGAAGCCTCGCCCCTGCATCGACTACGCAGCAGCAGCCAGTTTTTCAGCAGCAACAACCGACTAATGCTCAATACGACGAAGATATGGGATACAG AACTATGACCAGGGAGGATGTGGCGATTATTCAGGAACGCAGAATGTCTCAACAGAGTCAAG CAACGAACAGTCCGAACGCGATTTCCCCTAGTTGTCCCCTCGGATCGCAACAGCAACAAGTACCTCAGCAACCTCAACAACAATCCCAACAACCGCCCCCGCAATCTgtacaacaacagcagcaacaacaaccgaCAGCCCCGCCACAGCCTCCGCAGCAGCCACCGCAACAACAGCATCCGGTGCAGCAAGCGCAGCAACAGCCGTTGCAGCAGCAACCGCAGTCGGGTCATCACAGAACCTCGTCGGCCCCGCCTGCTCCGCAACCTCAGCAACAAACCGTGATGCAATCGATCCAAGTAGCCGGTACTCTGGGCACCGGTGCCGGGCAAATGTCGAGCGGTAGCGTTCCTCCGGTACCACCCCCTCAGCCACCCATGTCCAGCACGGCCCCGCCGTGTCCACCGGCCATGATGAACTTTAACGCACCGGTACCACCGCCTCCAATGATGATGAACCAATACGCGCAATCCCCGTCGTCGCAGACTAATCTGCCGAATCAGACACAAGCGCAGTCGATTTACGGTAGCAGTCAAACGAATCAGTACGGCGTCGGGTCGAACAATAGCCAGTACGCGACCGCAGCCGTGATCGGGCAAAGTCCGAGCCAATATTCCACCGGCAATCAGAATAATTTTTACGGTAACAACGGGCAAGTTAGTAACGCCTATTCGAGCGGACAGTCGGGACAAGCGAATCAGTACGGCGGAGGTGGTGGAAGTGGTGGTGCTGGTAGTGCCAGTGGAAGCCAATACGGTAGCACCAATTCCCTCGGTCAGTACGCGAGCAGCGGAGCAACGGCTACCAGCCAGTACGCGGTAGGTGTCGGTGTCAACGTCGGCGTCGGTCAACCGAATCAAGCTCAGTACAGCGTCGTGTCTCAGGCACAGGCACAGTACGGCACTGGTCAGTTGCAGCAAGTTTCGACCGCGACGAATCCGTATGGAACGCCGTCAAATTCGGTGAATCAGTACAACAGCAGCGGTGGCGGTGGTAGCAGTGGTAATTGCGGAGCTGGCGGTGCTGGTGGTAACAGCGGCAATGCCGGTGGTCATCTCGTGCCACCGGTCAATCCTAGTATTTATGCCGCTGTCGGCAGTGCTGGCCCACAACCACCTCCTATGCTACCACTAGCCGGTCCTGCTgctccacctccacctcctccaccaCCCGCGCCAAAAATGAACACCGTCAATCTCAATCCGATTTCCGGCACTGCTCCTCCCGGAGTTCCTGCTAGCAATCCTGTGAGCTCTGCCAGCAACAGCGACCCGCCTCCAGACTCTAATTCGTTGGCCGCAGCTCTACAGGctcgtttaaaaaagaaacag TCATCGCAGCAGCCGGTGGAGAACAGCGGTTCGAGTACCAGTAGCAGCGGAAGCGTAGGAAGCGGTGGGAACTACGGCACGTTGGGAAGAGGCGGAGGTGGTGGTATGGCTTCAATGATGGACGAGATGGCTAAAACTTTGGCTCGTAGACGAGCTGCCGTCGAGAAGAAGCAACCGGAACAACCGCAG GAACCCGAGAGTTCGCCCGATAAGAAATCATGGGACAAGAACAATTCGAATAATAAATTCTCCAATGGTGCCGAATCACCTAAATCGGTTCGCAAAAGGTTTGGTTCCGCATCGGAGGATACTCTATTGAAAGTAAACGGCGTTAACGACGGAGCTGTCCTCACTGCTCAAGAAATGGAGGCGTTTAAGGCGGAGATCATCAAGGAAGTACGcaaagaatttcaaaaaatgaaacaagacATTGTGGACG CGGTCAGAGCAGAACTGAGTAGAAGATAA
- the ena gene encoding ENAH actin regulator enabled isoform X2, whose protein sequence is MIPKSGETAGRFMHFRRPQRSLPEEYRSCEVSISSARASVMVYDDVNKKWVPSGSSSGLSKVQLYHHQVNNTFRVVGRKLQDHEIVINCAILKGLKYNQATVTFHQWRDNKQVYGLNFSSKDDADAFARAMLQALDVLSNGSNISRSLAPASTTQQQPVFQQQQPTNAQYDEDMGYRTMTREDVAIIQERRMSQQSQATNSPNAISPSCPLGSQQQQVPQQPQQQSQQPPPQSVQQQQQQQPTAPPQPPQQPPQQQHPVQQAQQQPLQQQPQSGHHRTSSAPPAPQPQQQTVMQSIQVAGTLGTGAGQMSSGSVPPVPPPQPPMSSTAPPCPPAMMNFNAPVPPPPMMMNQYAQSPSSQTNLPNQTQAQSIYGSSQTNQYGVGSNNSQYATAAVIGQSPSQYSTGNQNNFYGNNGQVSNAYSSGQSGQANQYGGGGGSGGAGSASGSQYGSTNSLGQYASSGATATSQYAVGVGVNVGVGQPNQAQYSVVSQAQAQYGTGQLQQVSTATNPYGTPSNSVNQYNSSGGGGSSGNCGAGGAGGNSGNAGGHLVPPVNPSIYAAVGSAGPQPPPMLPLAGPAAPPPPPPPPAPKMNTVNLNPISGTAPPGVPASNPVSSASNSDPPPDSNSLAAALQARLKKKQSSQQPVENSGSSTSSSGSVGSGGNYGTLGRGGGGGMASMMDEMAKTLARRRAAVEKKQPEQPQEPESSPDKKSWDKNNSNNKFSNGAESPKSVRKRFGSASEDTLLKVNGVNDGAVLTAQEMEAFKAEIIKEVRKEFQKMKQDIVDAVRAELSRR, encoded by the exons ATGATACCAAAGAGCGGAGAAACGGCCGGCCGATTCATGCACTTCCGGCGACCGCAACGATCCCTTCCGGAAGAATATCGATCGTG CGAAGTGAGCATATCGTCCGCTCGCGCGTCGGTGATGGTTTACGACGACGTTAACAAAAAATGGGTACCGAGCGGCAGTTCGTCAGGACTTTCGAAAGTTCAATTGTACCATCATCAGGTGAACAATACCTTCCGCGTGGTTGGAAGAAAGTTGCAGGATCACGAGATCGTCATCAACTGCGCGATCCTGAAGGGACTGAAATACAATCAAGCGACAGTCACGTTTCATCAATGGCGAGATAACAAGCAAGTATACGGTCTGAATTTCTCCAGTAAGGACGACGCCGACGCATTTGCCAGAGCGATGCTGCAAGCGCTCGAT GTGTTGAGCAATGGAAGCAACATATCGAGAAGCCTCGCCCCTGCATCGACTACGCAGCAGCAGCCAGTTTTTCAGCAGCAACAACCGACTAATGCTCAATACGACGAAGATATGGGATACAG AACTATGACCAGGGAGGATGTGGCGATTATTCAGGAACGCAGAATGTCTCAACAGAGTCAAG CAACGAACAGTCCGAACGCGATTTCCCCTAGTTGTCCCCTCGGATCGCAACAGCAACAAGTACCTCAGCAACCTCAACAACAATCCCAACAACCGCCCCCGCAATCTgtacaacaacagcagcaacaacaaccgaCAGCCCCGCCACAGCCTCCGCAGCAGCCACCGCAACAACAGCATCCGGTGCAGCAAGCGCAGCAACAGCCGTTGCAGCAGCAACCGCAGTCGGGTCATCACAGAACCTCGTCGGCCCCGCCTGCTCCGCAACCTCAGCAACAAACCGTGATGCAATCGATCCAAGTAGCCGGTACTCTGGGCACCGGTGCCGGGCAAATGTCGAGCGGTAGCGTTCCTCCGGTACCACCCCCTCAGCCACCCATGTCCAGCACGGCCCCGCCGTGTCCACCGGCCATGATGAACTTTAACGCACCGGTACCACCGCCTCCAATGATGATGAACCAATACGCGCAATCCCCGTCGTCGCAGACTAATCTGCCGAATCAGACACAAGCGCAGTCGATTTACGGTAGCAGTCAAACGAATCAGTACGGCGTCGGGTCGAACAATAGCCAGTACGCGACCGCAGCCGTGATCGGGCAAAGTCCGAGCCAATATTCCACCGGCAATCAGAATAATTTTTACGGTAACAACGGGCAAGTTAGTAACGCCTATTCGAGCGGACAGTCGGGACAAGCGAATCAGTACGGCGGAGGTGGTGGAAGTGGTGGTGCTGGTAGTGCCAGTGGAAGCCAATACGGTAGCACCAATTCCCTCGGTCAGTACGCGAGCAGCGGAGCAACGGCTACCAGCCAGTACGCGGTAGGTGTCGGTGTCAACGTCGGCGTCGGTCAACCGAATCAAGCTCAGTACAGCGTCGTGTCTCAGGCACAGGCACAGTACGGCACTGGTCAGTTGCAGCAAGTTTCGACCGCGACGAATCCGTATGGAACGCCGTCAAATTCGGTGAATCAGTACAACAGCAGCGGTGGCGGTGGTAGCAGTGGTAATTGCGGAGCTGGCGGTGCTGGTGGTAACAGCGGCAATGCCGGTGGTCATCTCGTGCCACCGGTCAATCCTAGTATTTATGCCGCTGTCGGCAGTGCTGGCCCACAACCACCTCCTATGCTACCACTAGCCGGTCCTGCTgctccacctccacctcctccaccaCCCGCGCCAAAAATGAACACCGTCAATCTCAATCCGATTTCCGGCACTGCTCCTCCCGGAGTTCCTGCTAGCAATCCTGTGAGCTCTGCCAGCAACAGCGACCCGCCTCCAGACTCTAATTCGTTGGCCGCAGCTCTACAGGctcgtttaaaaaagaaacag TCATCGCAGCAGCCGGTGGAGAACAGCGGTTCGAGTACCAGTAGCAGCGGAAGCGTAGGAAGCGGTGGGAACTACGGCACGTTGGGAAGAGGCGGAGGTGGTGGTATGGCTTCAATGATGGACGAGATGGCTAAAACTTTGGCTCGTAGACGAGCTGCCGTCGAGAAGAAGCAACCGGAACAACCGCAG GAACCCGAGAGTTCGCCCGATAAGAAATCATGGGACAAGAACAATTCGAATAATAAATTCTCCAATGGTGCCGAATCACCTAAATCGGTTCGCAAAAGGTTTGGTTCCGCATCGGAGGATACTCTATTGAAAGTAAACGGCGTTAACGACGGAGCTGTCCTCACTGCTCAAGAAATGGAGGCGTTTAAGGCGGAGATCATCAAGGAAGTACGcaaagaatttcaaaaaatgaaacaagacATTGTGGACG CGGTCAGAGCAGAACTGAGTAGAAGATAA
- the ena gene encoding ENAH actin regulator enabled isoform X1 — protein sequence MSVLRPCNVSIHGSFDSNVREKKKNNATWKFQQAFVYIRQDVVSHARAYFRSVSREQESSFLDHSFPERVLHISKNLQENYEVSISSARASVMVYDDVNKKWVPSGSSSGLSKVQLYHHQVNNTFRVVGRKLQDHEIVINCAILKGLKYNQATVTFHQWRDNKQVYGLNFSSKDDADAFARAMLQALDVLSNGSNISRSLAPASTTQQQPVFQQQQPTNAQYDEDMGYRTMTREDVAIIQERRMSQQSQATNSPNAISPSCPLGSQQQQVPQQPQQQSQQPPPQSVQQQQQQQPTAPPQPPQQPPQQQHPVQQAQQQPLQQQPQSGHHRTSSAPPAPQPQQQTVMQSIQVAGTLGTGAGQMSSGSVPPVPPPQPPMSSTAPPCPPAMMNFNAPVPPPPMMMNQYAQSPSSQTNLPNQTQAQSIYGSSQTNQYGVGSNNSQYATAAVIGQSPSQYSTGNQNNFYGNNGQVSNAYSSGQSGQANQYGGGGGSGGAGSASGSQYGSTNSLGQYASSGATATSQYAVGVGVNVGVGQPNQAQYSVVSQAQAQYGTGQLQQVSTATNPYGTPSNSVNQYNSSGGGGSSGNCGAGGAGGNSGNAGGHLVPPVNPSIYAAVGSAGPQPPPMLPLAGPAAPPPPPPPPAPKMNTVNLNPISGTAPPGVPASNPVSSASNSDPPPDSNSLAAALQARLKKKQSSQQPVENSGSSTSSSGSVGSGGNYGTLGRGGGGGMASMMDEMAKTLARRRAAVEKKQPEQPQEPESSPDKKSWDKNNSNNKFSNGAESPKSVRKRFGSASEDTLLKVNGVNDGAVLTAQEMEAFKAEIIKEVRKEFQKMKQDIVDAVRAELSRR from the exons ATGTCCGTTCTGCGACCATGCAACGTTTCCATCCACGGCTCCTTCGATTCCAACGttagggaaaagaagaaaaacaacgcAACATGGAAATTTCAGCAAGCATTTGTTTATATTAGACAAGACGTCGTTTCGCACGCACGCGCGTATTTTCGCAGCGTATCCCGCGAACAAGAATCCTCGTTTCTCGACCATTCCTTTCCCGAGCGCGTGTTACATATCTCCAAAAATCTCCAGGAAAACTA CGAAGTGAGCATATCGTCCGCTCGCGCGTCGGTGATGGTTTACGACGACGTTAACAAAAAATGGGTACCGAGCGGCAGTTCGTCAGGACTTTCGAAAGTTCAATTGTACCATCATCAGGTGAACAATACCTTCCGCGTGGTTGGAAGAAAGTTGCAGGATCACGAGATCGTCATCAACTGCGCGATCCTGAAGGGACTGAAATACAATCAAGCGACAGTCACGTTTCATCAATGGCGAGATAACAAGCAAGTATACGGTCTGAATTTCTCCAGTAAGGACGACGCCGACGCATTTGCCAGAGCGATGCTGCAAGCGCTCGAT GTGTTGAGCAATGGAAGCAACATATCGAGAAGCCTCGCCCCTGCATCGACTACGCAGCAGCAGCCAGTTTTTCAGCAGCAACAACCGACTAATGCTCAATACGACGAAGATATGGGATACAG AACTATGACCAGGGAGGATGTGGCGATTATTCAGGAACGCAGAATGTCTCAACAGAGTCAAG CAACGAACAGTCCGAACGCGATTTCCCCTAGTTGTCCCCTCGGATCGCAACAGCAACAAGTACCTCAGCAACCTCAACAACAATCCCAACAACCGCCCCCGCAATCTgtacaacaacagcagcaacaacaaccgaCAGCCCCGCCACAGCCTCCGCAGCAGCCACCGCAACAACAGCATCCGGTGCAGCAAGCGCAGCAACAGCCGTTGCAGCAGCAACCGCAGTCGGGTCATCACAGAACCTCGTCGGCCCCGCCTGCTCCGCAACCTCAGCAACAAACCGTGATGCAATCGATCCAAGTAGCCGGTACTCTGGGCACCGGTGCCGGGCAAATGTCGAGCGGTAGCGTTCCTCCGGTACCACCCCCTCAGCCACCCATGTCCAGCACGGCCCCGCCGTGTCCACCGGCCATGATGAACTTTAACGCACCGGTACCACCGCCTCCAATGATGATGAACCAATACGCGCAATCCCCGTCGTCGCAGACTAATCTGCCGAATCAGACACAAGCGCAGTCGATTTACGGTAGCAGTCAAACGAATCAGTACGGCGTCGGGTCGAACAATAGCCAGTACGCGACCGCAGCCGTGATCGGGCAAAGTCCGAGCCAATATTCCACCGGCAATCAGAATAATTTTTACGGTAACAACGGGCAAGTTAGTAACGCCTATTCGAGCGGACAGTCGGGACAAGCGAATCAGTACGGCGGAGGTGGTGGAAGTGGTGGTGCTGGTAGTGCCAGTGGAAGCCAATACGGTAGCACCAATTCCCTCGGTCAGTACGCGAGCAGCGGAGCAACGGCTACCAGCCAGTACGCGGTAGGTGTCGGTGTCAACGTCGGCGTCGGTCAACCGAATCAAGCTCAGTACAGCGTCGTGTCTCAGGCACAGGCACAGTACGGCACTGGTCAGTTGCAGCAAGTTTCGACCGCGACGAATCCGTATGGAACGCCGTCAAATTCGGTGAATCAGTACAACAGCAGCGGTGGCGGTGGTAGCAGTGGTAATTGCGGAGCTGGCGGTGCTGGTGGTAACAGCGGCAATGCCGGTGGTCATCTCGTGCCACCGGTCAATCCTAGTATTTATGCCGCTGTCGGCAGTGCTGGCCCACAACCACCTCCTATGCTACCACTAGCCGGTCCTGCTgctccacctccacctcctccaccaCCCGCGCCAAAAATGAACACCGTCAATCTCAATCCGATTTCCGGCACTGCTCCTCCCGGAGTTCCTGCTAGCAATCCTGTGAGCTCTGCCAGCAACAGCGACCCGCCTCCAGACTCTAATTCGTTGGCCGCAGCTCTACAGGctcgtttaaaaaagaaacag TCATCGCAGCAGCCGGTGGAGAACAGCGGTTCGAGTACCAGTAGCAGCGGAAGCGTAGGAAGCGGTGGGAACTACGGCACGTTGGGAAGAGGCGGAGGTGGTGGTATGGCTTCAATGATGGACGAGATGGCTAAAACTTTGGCTCGTAGACGAGCTGCCGTCGAGAAGAAGCAACCGGAACAACCGCAG GAACCCGAGAGTTCGCCCGATAAGAAATCATGGGACAAGAACAATTCGAATAATAAATTCTCCAATGGTGCCGAATCACCTAAATCGGTTCGCAAAAGGTTTGGTTCCGCATCGGAGGATACTCTATTGAAAGTAAACGGCGTTAACGACGGAGCTGTCCTCACTGCTCAAGAAATGGAGGCGTTTAAGGCGGAGATCATCAAGGAAGTACGcaaagaatttcaaaaaatgaaacaagacATTGTGGACG CGGTCAGAGCAGAACTGAGTAGAAGATAA